From Pseudochaenichthys georgianus chromosome 11, fPseGeo1.2, whole genome shotgun sequence, a single genomic window includes:
- the ubp1 gene encoding upstream-binding protein 1 isoform X4, with product MAWVLKMDDASIESGLVHDFDASLSGIGQELGAGAYSMSDVLALPIFKQEDSSLPPESETKNPPFQYVLCAATSPAIKLHDETLTYLNQGQSYEVRMLDNRKQDELPEINNKMVKSIVRVVFHDRRLQYTEHQQLEGWKWNRPGDRLLDIDIPMSVGIVEPKTHPSQLNAAEFLWDLNKRASVFVQVHCISTEFTPRKHGGEKGVPFRIQFDTFAQGEGGEYIEHLHSASCQIKVFKPKGADRKQKTDREKMEKRSPHEKEKYQSSYDTTILSECSPWPDNAYISPNQAATPSFTSTPLSTYTTSSVPDSFLCSSESSSPNHQADPGSHGNSEVILHPTQLFELVEKQLSPTASIQDAQKWLLKNRFNSYTRLFSHFSGSDLLKLTRDDLVQICGPADGIRLFNALKSRSVRPRLTVYVCQESPQESPLLERHATNENGDHSISSSLHVYHALYLEELTAAELIRKMACVCSLPLGTINQVYRQGPTGIHILLSDQMVYNLPDESCFLISTVKDELGEGLHLILK from the exons ATGGCCTGGGTGCTGAAGATGGACGACGCATCCATCGAGTCGGGGCTGGTGCACGACTTCGATGCCAGCCTGTCCGGCATCGGGCAGGAGCTGGGGGCTGGAGCCTACAGCATGAG CGATGTGTTGGCTCTGCCCATCTTCAAGCAGGAGGACTCCAGCCTTCCTCCCGAAAGCGAAACCAAAAACCCCCCATTCCAGTATGTGCTGTGCGCTGCCACCTCGCCTGCCATCAAGCTGCACGACGAGACGCTCACATACCTGAACCAAG gccaGTCTTACGAGGTGCGTATGTTGGACAACAGGAAGCAGGACGAGTTACCTGAGATCAACAACAAGATGGTGAAG agcaTAGTGCGGGTGGTGTTTCATGACCGCCGGCTGCAGTACACCGAGCACCAGCAGCTGGAGGGCTGGAAGTGGAATCGTCCAGGCGACCGTCTCCTTGACATCG atATCCCCATGTCAGTGGGCATTGTGGAGCCGAAGACTCACCCCTCCCAGCTCAACGCAGCAGAGTTCCTGTGGGACTTGAACAAGAGAGCTTCTGTTTTTGTGCAG GTGCACTGCATCAGCACAGAGTTCACTCCCAGGAAGCACGGGGGAGAGAAAGGCGTCCCCTTCAGGATCCAGTTTGACACATTCGCccagggagaggggggagagtaCATAGAGCACCTCCACTCTGCCTCCTGCCAAATCAAAGTCTTTAAG CCAAAGGGGGCGGACCGTAAGCAAAAGACGGACAGGGAGAAGATGGAGAAACGCTCCCCCCATGAGAAGGAGAAGTACCAGTCTTCTTATGATACCACTATCCTGTCAGAG TGCTCCCCGTGGCCAGACAATGCCTACATCAGCCCCAACCAGGCAGCTACTCCCTCCTTCACCTCCACCCCACTGTCCACCTACACAACGTCCTCGGTACCAGACAG TTTCTTGTGTTCTAGTGAATCGTCCTCACCCAATCACCAGGCAGACCCTGGTAGCCATGGCAACTCGGAGGTTATTCTCCACCCTACTCAACTGTTTGAATTGGTggaaaag CAGTTGAGCCCCACCGCCTCCATACAGGACGCACAGAAGTGGCTGCTGAAAAATCGCTTCAACTCCTACACACGGCTCTTCTCACACTtctcag GTTCTGATTTGTTGAAGCTAACCCGGGACGACCTGGTCCAGATTTGTGGGCCAGCAGATGGGATCAGACTCTTCAATGCACTTAAATCCAG gtcagTGCGTCCCAGGTTGACAGTGTACGTCTGTCAGGAGTCCCCCCAAGAGAGCCCCCTGCTGGAGAGACATGCAACCAATGAAAATGGAGATCACAGCATTTCCTCTAGTTTACACG TTTATCATGCTCTGTATCTAGAGGAGCTCACAGCTGCAGAACTGATCCGCAAGATGGCGTGTGTGTGCAGCCTTCCACTGGGAACCATCAACCAGGTGTACAGACAGGGTCCTACAGGCATACACATCCTGCTCAGTGACCAG ATGGTTTACAACTTGCCTGACGAAAGCTGTTTTTTGATCAGCACTGTCAAAG ATGAATTGGGCGAAGGACTCCATCTAATCCTGAAGTAG
- the ubp1 gene encoding upstream-binding protein 1 isoform X2 yields the protein MAWVLKMDDASIESGLVHDFDASLSGIGQELGAGAYSMSDVLALPIFKQEDSSLPPESETKNPPFQYVLCAATSPAIKLHDETLTYLNQGQSYEVRMLDNRKQDELPEINNKMVKSIVRVVFHDRRLQYTEHQQLEGWKWNRPGDRLLDIDIPMSVGIVEPKTHPSQLNAAEFLWDLNKRASVFVQVHCISTEFTPRKHGGEKGVPFRIQFDTFAQGEGGEYIEHLHSASCQIKVFKPKGADRKQKTDREKMEKRSPHEKEKYQSSYDTTILSETRLEPIIEDAGDHELKKSSKRTLPADCGDSLAKRGSCSPWPDNAYISPNQAATPSFTSTPLSTYTTSSVPDSESSSPNHQADPGSHGNSEVILHPTQLFELVEKQLSPTASIQDAQKWLLKNRFNSYTRLFSHFSGSDLLKLTRDDLVQICGPADGIRLFNALKSRSVRPRLTVYVCQESPQESPLLERHATNENGDHSISSSLHVYHALYLEELTAAELIRKMACVCSLPLGTINQVYRQGPTGIHILLSDQMVYNLPDESCFLISTVKDELGEGLHLILK from the exons ATGGCCTGGGTGCTGAAGATGGACGACGCATCCATCGAGTCGGGGCTGGTGCACGACTTCGATGCCAGCCTGTCCGGCATCGGGCAGGAGCTGGGGGCTGGAGCCTACAGCATGAG CGATGTGTTGGCTCTGCCCATCTTCAAGCAGGAGGACTCCAGCCTTCCTCCCGAAAGCGAAACCAAAAACCCCCCATTCCAGTATGTGCTGTGCGCTGCCACCTCGCCTGCCATCAAGCTGCACGACGAGACGCTCACATACCTGAACCAAG gccaGTCTTACGAGGTGCGTATGTTGGACAACAGGAAGCAGGACGAGTTACCTGAGATCAACAACAAGATGGTGAAG agcaTAGTGCGGGTGGTGTTTCATGACCGCCGGCTGCAGTACACCGAGCACCAGCAGCTGGAGGGCTGGAAGTGGAATCGTCCAGGCGACCGTCTCCTTGACATCG atATCCCCATGTCAGTGGGCATTGTGGAGCCGAAGACTCACCCCTCCCAGCTCAACGCAGCAGAGTTCCTGTGGGACTTGAACAAGAGAGCTTCTGTTTTTGTGCAG GTGCACTGCATCAGCACAGAGTTCACTCCCAGGAAGCACGGGGGAGAGAAAGGCGTCCCCTTCAGGATCCAGTTTGACACATTCGCccagggagaggggggagagtaCATAGAGCACCTCCACTCTGCCTCCTGCCAAATCAAAGTCTTTAAG CCAAAGGGGGCGGACCGTAAGCAAAAGACGGACAGGGAGAAGATGGAGAAACGCTCCCCCCATGAGAAGGAGAAGTACCAGTCTTCTTATGATACCACTATCCTGTCAGAG ACGAGGCTTGAGCCCATCATAGAGGATGCGGGTGACCACGAGCTGAAAAAGTCCAGCAAGCGGACACTTCCCGCTGACTGTGGCGACTCCTTGGCCAAGAGAGGCAGT TGCTCCCCGTGGCCAGACAATGCCTACATCAGCCCCAACCAGGCAGCTACTCCCTCCTTCACCTCCACCCCACTGTCCACCTACACAACGTCCTCGGTACCAGACAG TGAATCGTCCTCACCCAATCACCAGGCAGACCCTGGTAGCCATGGCAACTCGGAGGTTATTCTCCACCCTACTCAACTGTTTGAATTGGTggaaaag CAGTTGAGCCCCACCGCCTCCATACAGGACGCACAGAAGTGGCTGCTGAAAAATCGCTTCAACTCCTACACACGGCTCTTCTCACACTtctcag GTTCTGATTTGTTGAAGCTAACCCGGGACGACCTGGTCCAGATTTGTGGGCCAGCAGATGGGATCAGACTCTTCAATGCACTTAAATCCAG gtcagTGCGTCCCAGGTTGACAGTGTACGTCTGTCAGGAGTCCCCCCAAGAGAGCCCCCTGCTGGAGAGACATGCAACCAATGAAAATGGAGATCACAGCATTTCCTCTAGTTTACACG TTTATCATGCTCTGTATCTAGAGGAGCTCACAGCTGCAGAACTGATCCGCAAGATGGCGTGTGTGTGCAGCCTTCCACTGGGAACCATCAACCAGGTGTACAGACAGGGTCCTACAGGCATACACATCCTGCTCAGTGACCAG ATGGTTTACAACTTGCCTGACGAAAGCTGTTTTTTGATCAGCACTGTCAAAG ATGAATTGGGCGAAGGACTCCATCTAATCCTGAAGTAG
- the ubp1 gene encoding upstream-binding protein 1 isoform X3 produces the protein MLFWQHYTENFRAPVQRLDGSSYTSDVLALPIFKQEDSSLPPESETKNPPFQYVLCAATSPAIKLHDETLTYLNQGQSYEVRMLDNRKQDELPEINNKMVKSIVRVVFHDRRLQYTEHQQLEGWKWNRPGDRLLDIDIPMSVGIVEPKTHPSQLNAAEFLWDLNKRASVFVQVHCISTEFTPRKHGGEKGVPFRIQFDTFAQGEGGEYIEHLHSASCQIKVFKPKGADRKQKTDREKMEKRSPHEKEKYQSSYDTTILSETRLEPIIEDAGDHELKKSSKRTLPADCGDSLAKRGSCSPWPDNAYISPNQAATPSFTSTPLSTYTTSSVPDSFLCSSESSSPNHQADPGSHGNSEVILHPTQLFELVEKQLSPTASIQDAQKWLLKNRFNSYTRLFSHFSGSDLLKLTRDDLVQICGPADGIRLFNALKSRSVRPRLTVYVCQESPQESPLLERHATNENGDHSISSSLHVYHALYLEELTAAELIRKMACVCSLPLGTINQVYRQGPTGIHILLSDQMVYNLPDESCFLISTVKDELGEGLHLILK, from the exons CGATGTGTTGGCTCTGCCCATCTTCAAGCAGGAGGACTCCAGCCTTCCTCCCGAAAGCGAAACCAAAAACCCCCCATTCCAGTATGTGCTGTGCGCTGCCACCTCGCCTGCCATCAAGCTGCACGACGAGACGCTCACATACCTGAACCAAG gccaGTCTTACGAGGTGCGTATGTTGGACAACAGGAAGCAGGACGAGTTACCTGAGATCAACAACAAGATGGTGAAG agcaTAGTGCGGGTGGTGTTTCATGACCGCCGGCTGCAGTACACCGAGCACCAGCAGCTGGAGGGCTGGAAGTGGAATCGTCCAGGCGACCGTCTCCTTGACATCG atATCCCCATGTCAGTGGGCATTGTGGAGCCGAAGACTCACCCCTCCCAGCTCAACGCAGCAGAGTTCCTGTGGGACTTGAACAAGAGAGCTTCTGTTTTTGTGCAG GTGCACTGCATCAGCACAGAGTTCACTCCCAGGAAGCACGGGGGAGAGAAAGGCGTCCCCTTCAGGATCCAGTTTGACACATTCGCccagggagaggggggagagtaCATAGAGCACCTCCACTCTGCCTCCTGCCAAATCAAAGTCTTTAAG CCAAAGGGGGCGGACCGTAAGCAAAAGACGGACAGGGAGAAGATGGAGAAACGCTCCCCCCATGAGAAGGAGAAGTACCAGTCTTCTTATGATACCACTATCCTGTCAGAG ACGAGGCTTGAGCCCATCATAGAGGATGCGGGTGACCACGAGCTGAAAAAGTCCAGCAAGCGGACACTTCCCGCTGACTGTGGCGACTCCTTGGCCAAGAGAGGCAGT TGCTCCCCGTGGCCAGACAATGCCTACATCAGCCCCAACCAGGCAGCTACTCCCTCCTTCACCTCCACCCCACTGTCCACCTACACAACGTCCTCGGTACCAGACAG TTTCTTGTGTTCTAGTGAATCGTCCTCACCCAATCACCAGGCAGACCCTGGTAGCCATGGCAACTCGGAGGTTATTCTCCACCCTACTCAACTGTTTGAATTGGTggaaaag CAGTTGAGCCCCACCGCCTCCATACAGGACGCACAGAAGTGGCTGCTGAAAAATCGCTTCAACTCCTACACACGGCTCTTCTCACACTtctcag GTTCTGATTTGTTGAAGCTAACCCGGGACGACCTGGTCCAGATTTGTGGGCCAGCAGATGGGATCAGACTCTTCAATGCACTTAAATCCAG gtcagTGCGTCCCAGGTTGACAGTGTACGTCTGTCAGGAGTCCCCCCAAGAGAGCCCCCTGCTGGAGAGACATGCAACCAATGAAAATGGAGATCACAGCATTTCCTCTAGTTTACACG TTTATCATGCTCTGTATCTAGAGGAGCTCACAGCTGCAGAACTGATCCGCAAGATGGCGTGTGTGTGCAGCCTTCCACTGGGAACCATCAACCAGGTGTACAGACAGGGTCCTACAGGCATACACATCCTGCTCAGTGACCAG ATGGTTTACAACTTGCCTGACGAAAGCTGTTTTTTGATCAGCACTGTCAAAG ATGAATTGGGCGAAGGACTCCATCTAATCCTGAAGTAG
- the ubp1 gene encoding upstream-binding protein 1 isoform X5: MAWVLKMDDASIESGLVHDFDASLSGIGQELGAGAYSMSDVLALPIFKQEDSSLPPESETKNPPFQYVLCAATSPAIKLHDETLTYLNQGQSYEVRMLDNRKQDELPEINNKMVKSIVRVVFHDRRLQYTEHQQLEGWKWNRPGDRLLDIDIPMSVGIVEPKTHPSQLNAAEFLWDLNKRASVFVQVHCISTEFTPRKHGGEKGVPFRIQFDTFAQGEGGEYIEHLHSASCQIKVFKPKGADRKQKTDREKMEKRSPHEKEKYQSSYDTTILSECSPWPDNAYISPNQAATPSFTSTPLSTYTTSSVPDSESSSPNHQADPGSHGNSEVILHPTQLFELVEKQLSPTASIQDAQKWLLKNRFNSYTRLFSHFSGSDLLKLTRDDLVQICGPADGIRLFNALKSRSVRPRLTVYVCQESPQESPLLERHATNENGDHSISSSLHVYHALYLEELTAAELIRKMACVCSLPLGTINQVYRQGPTGIHILLSDQMVYNLPDESCFLISTVKDELGEGLHLILK; this comes from the exons ATGGCCTGGGTGCTGAAGATGGACGACGCATCCATCGAGTCGGGGCTGGTGCACGACTTCGATGCCAGCCTGTCCGGCATCGGGCAGGAGCTGGGGGCTGGAGCCTACAGCATGAG CGATGTGTTGGCTCTGCCCATCTTCAAGCAGGAGGACTCCAGCCTTCCTCCCGAAAGCGAAACCAAAAACCCCCCATTCCAGTATGTGCTGTGCGCTGCCACCTCGCCTGCCATCAAGCTGCACGACGAGACGCTCACATACCTGAACCAAG gccaGTCTTACGAGGTGCGTATGTTGGACAACAGGAAGCAGGACGAGTTACCTGAGATCAACAACAAGATGGTGAAG agcaTAGTGCGGGTGGTGTTTCATGACCGCCGGCTGCAGTACACCGAGCACCAGCAGCTGGAGGGCTGGAAGTGGAATCGTCCAGGCGACCGTCTCCTTGACATCG atATCCCCATGTCAGTGGGCATTGTGGAGCCGAAGACTCACCCCTCCCAGCTCAACGCAGCAGAGTTCCTGTGGGACTTGAACAAGAGAGCTTCTGTTTTTGTGCAG GTGCACTGCATCAGCACAGAGTTCACTCCCAGGAAGCACGGGGGAGAGAAAGGCGTCCCCTTCAGGATCCAGTTTGACACATTCGCccagggagaggggggagagtaCATAGAGCACCTCCACTCTGCCTCCTGCCAAATCAAAGTCTTTAAG CCAAAGGGGGCGGACCGTAAGCAAAAGACGGACAGGGAGAAGATGGAGAAACGCTCCCCCCATGAGAAGGAGAAGTACCAGTCTTCTTATGATACCACTATCCTGTCAGAG TGCTCCCCGTGGCCAGACAATGCCTACATCAGCCCCAACCAGGCAGCTACTCCCTCCTTCACCTCCACCCCACTGTCCACCTACACAACGTCCTCGGTACCAGACAG TGAATCGTCCTCACCCAATCACCAGGCAGACCCTGGTAGCCATGGCAACTCGGAGGTTATTCTCCACCCTACTCAACTGTTTGAATTGGTggaaaag CAGTTGAGCCCCACCGCCTCCATACAGGACGCACAGAAGTGGCTGCTGAAAAATCGCTTCAACTCCTACACACGGCTCTTCTCACACTtctcag GTTCTGATTTGTTGAAGCTAACCCGGGACGACCTGGTCCAGATTTGTGGGCCAGCAGATGGGATCAGACTCTTCAATGCACTTAAATCCAG gtcagTGCGTCCCAGGTTGACAGTGTACGTCTGTCAGGAGTCCCCCCAAGAGAGCCCCCTGCTGGAGAGACATGCAACCAATGAAAATGGAGATCACAGCATTTCCTCTAGTTTACACG TTTATCATGCTCTGTATCTAGAGGAGCTCACAGCTGCAGAACTGATCCGCAAGATGGCGTGTGTGTGCAGCCTTCCACTGGGAACCATCAACCAGGTGTACAGACAGGGTCCTACAGGCATACACATCCTGCTCAGTGACCAG ATGGTTTACAACTTGCCTGACGAAAGCTGTTTTTTGATCAGCACTGTCAAAG ATGAATTGGGCGAAGGACTCCATCTAATCCTGAAGTAG
- the ubp1 gene encoding upstream-binding protein 1 isoform X1 encodes MAWVLKMDDASIESGLVHDFDASLSGIGQELGAGAYSMSDVLALPIFKQEDSSLPPESETKNPPFQYVLCAATSPAIKLHDETLTYLNQGQSYEVRMLDNRKQDELPEINNKMVKSIVRVVFHDRRLQYTEHQQLEGWKWNRPGDRLLDIDIPMSVGIVEPKTHPSQLNAAEFLWDLNKRASVFVQVHCISTEFTPRKHGGEKGVPFRIQFDTFAQGEGGEYIEHLHSASCQIKVFKPKGADRKQKTDREKMEKRSPHEKEKYQSSYDTTILSETRLEPIIEDAGDHELKKSSKRTLPADCGDSLAKRGSCSPWPDNAYISPNQAATPSFTSTPLSTYTTSSVPDSFLCSSESSSPNHQADPGSHGNSEVILHPTQLFELVEKQLSPTASIQDAQKWLLKNRFNSYTRLFSHFSGSDLLKLTRDDLVQICGPADGIRLFNALKSRSVRPRLTVYVCQESPQESPLLERHATNENGDHSISSSLHVYHALYLEELTAAELIRKMACVCSLPLGTINQVYRQGPTGIHILLSDQMVYNLPDESCFLISTVKDELGEGLHLILK; translated from the exons ATGGCCTGGGTGCTGAAGATGGACGACGCATCCATCGAGTCGGGGCTGGTGCACGACTTCGATGCCAGCCTGTCCGGCATCGGGCAGGAGCTGGGGGCTGGAGCCTACAGCATGAG CGATGTGTTGGCTCTGCCCATCTTCAAGCAGGAGGACTCCAGCCTTCCTCCCGAAAGCGAAACCAAAAACCCCCCATTCCAGTATGTGCTGTGCGCTGCCACCTCGCCTGCCATCAAGCTGCACGACGAGACGCTCACATACCTGAACCAAG gccaGTCTTACGAGGTGCGTATGTTGGACAACAGGAAGCAGGACGAGTTACCTGAGATCAACAACAAGATGGTGAAG agcaTAGTGCGGGTGGTGTTTCATGACCGCCGGCTGCAGTACACCGAGCACCAGCAGCTGGAGGGCTGGAAGTGGAATCGTCCAGGCGACCGTCTCCTTGACATCG atATCCCCATGTCAGTGGGCATTGTGGAGCCGAAGACTCACCCCTCCCAGCTCAACGCAGCAGAGTTCCTGTGGGACTTGAACAAGAGAGCTTCTGTTTTTGTGCAG GTGCACTGCATCAGCACAGAGTTCACTCCCAGGAAGCACGGGGGAGAGAAAGGCGTCCCCTTCAGGATCCAGTTTGACACATTCGCccagggagaggggggagagtaCATAGAGCACCTCCACTCTGCCTCCTGCCAAATCAAAGTCTTTAAG CCAAAGGGGGCGGACCGTAAGCAAAAGACGGACAGGGAGAAGATGGAGAAACGCTCCCCCCATGAGAAGGAGAAGTACCAGTCTTCTTATGATACCACTATCCTGTCAGAG ACGAGGCTTGAGCCCATCATAGAGGATGCGGGTGACCACGAGCTGAAAAAGTCCAGCAAGCGGACACTTCCCGCTGACTGTGGCGACTCCTTGGCCAAGAGAGGCAGT TGCTCCCCGTGGCCAGACAATGCCTACATCAGCCCCAACCAGGCAGCTACTCCCTCCTTCACCTCCACCCCACTGTCCACCTACACAACGTCCTCGGTACCAGACAG TTTCTTGTGTTCTAGTGAATCGTCCTCACCCAATCACCAGGCAGACCCTGGTAGCCATGGCAACTCGGAGGTTATTCTCCACCCTACTCAACTGTTTGAATTGGTggaaaag CAGTTGAGCCCCACCGCCTCCATACAGGACGCACAGAAGTGGCTGCTGAAAAATCGCTTCAACTCCTACACACGGCTCTTCTCACACTtctcag GTTCTGATTTGTTGAAGCTAACCCGGGACGACCTGGTCCAGATTTGTGGGCCAGCAGATGGGATCAGACTCTTCAATGCACTTAAATCCAG gtcagTGCGTCCCAGGTTGACAGTGTACGTCTGTCAGGAGTCCCCCCAAGAGAGCCCCCTGCTGGAGAGACATGCAACCAATGAAAATGGAGATCACAGCATTTCCTCTAGTTTACACG TTTATCATGCTCTGTATCTAGAGGAGCTCACAGCTGCAGAACTGATCCGCAAGATGGCGTGTGTGTGCAGCCTTCCACTGGGAACCATCAACCAGGTGTACAGACAGGGTCCTACAGGCATACACATCCTGCTCAGTGACCAG ATGGTTTACAACTTGCCTGACGAAAGCTGTTTTTTGATCAGCACTGTCAAAG ATGAATTGGGCGAAGGACTCCATCTAATCCTGAAGTAG
- the ubp1 gene encoding upstream-binding protein 1 isoform X6, which yields MAWVLKMDDASIESGLVHDFDASLSGIGQELGAGAYSMSDVLALPIFKQEDSSLPPESETKNPPFQYVLCAATSPAIKLHDETLTYLNQGQSYEVRMLDNRKQDELPEINNKMVKSIVRVVFHDRRLQYTEHQQLEGWKWNRPGDRLLDIDIPMSVGIVEPKTHPSQLNAAEFLWDLNKRASVFVQVHCISTEFTPRKHGGEKGVPFRIQFDTFAQGEGGEYIEHLHSASCQIKVFKPKGADRKQKTDREKMEKRSPHEKEKYQSSYDTTILSECSPWPDNAYISPNQAATPSFTSTPLSTYTTFPLSLSLSPPTHLPNAHVVKISDKLNPTASIQDAQKWLLKNRFNSYTRLFSHFSGSDLLKLTRDDLVQICGPADGIRLFNALKSRSVRPRLTVYVCQESPQESPLLERHATNENGDHSISSSLHVYHALYLEELTAAELIRKMACVCSLPLGTINQVYRQGPTGIHILLSDQMVYNLPDESCFLISTVKDELGEGLHLILK from the exons ATGGCCTGGGTGCTGAAGATGGACGACGCATCCATCGAGTCGGGGCTGGTGCACGACTTCGATGCCAGCCTGTCCGGCATCGGGCAGGAGCTGGGGGCTGGAGCCTACAGCATGAG CGATGTGTTGGCTCTGCCCATCTTCAAGCAGGAGGACTCCAGCCTTCCTCCCGAAAGCGAAACCAAAAACCCCCCATTCCAGTATGTGCTGTGCGCTGCCACCTCGCCTGCCATCAAGCTGCACGACGAGACGCTCACATACCTGAACCAAG gccaGTCTTACGAGGTGCGTATGTTGGACAACAGGAAGCAGGACGAGTTACCTGAGATCAACAACAAGATGGTGAAG agcaTAGTGCGGGTGGTGTTTCATGACCGCCGGCTGCAGTACACCGAGCACCAGCAGCTGGAGGGCTGGAAGTGGAATCGTCCAGGCGACCGTCTCCTTGACATCG atATCCCCATGTCAGTGGGCATTGTGGAGCCGAAGACTCACCCCTCCCAGCTCAACGCAGCAGAGTTCCTGTGGGACTTGAACAAGAGAGCTTCTGTTTTTGTGCAG GTGCACTGCATCAGCACAGAGTTCACTCCCAGGAAGCACGGGGGAGAGAAAGGCGTCCCCTTCAGGATCCAGTTTGACACATTCGCccagggagaggggggagagtaCATAGAGCACCTCCACTCTGCCTCCTGCCAAATCAAAGTCTTTAAG CCAAAGGGGGCGGACCGTAAGCAAAAGACGGACAGGGAGAAGATGGAGAAACGCTCCCCCCATGAGAAGGAGAAGTACCAGTCTTCTTATGATACCACTATCCTGTCAGAG TGCTCCCCGTGGCCAGACAATGCCTACATCAGCCCCAACCAGGCAGCTACTCCCTCCTTCACCTCCACCCCACTGTCCACCTACACAACGT ttcctctctctctctctctctctccccccacaCACTTACCAAATGCCCATGTCGTGAAAATATCCGACAAACTAAA CCCCACCGCCTCCATACAGGACGCACAGAAGTGGCTGCTGAAAAATCGCTTCAACTCCTACACACGGCTCTTCTCACACTtctcag GTTCTGATTTGTTGAAGCTAACCCGGGACGACCTGGTCCAGATTTGTGGGCCAGCAGATGGGATCAGACTCTTCAATGCACTTAAATCCAG gtcagTGCGTCCCAGGTTGACAGTGTACGTCTGTCAGGAGTCCCCCCAAGAGAGCCCCCTGCTGGAGAGACATGCAACCAATGAAAATGGAGATCACAGCATTTCCTCTAGTTTACACG TTTATCATGCTCTGTATCTAGAGGAGCTCACAGCTGCAGAACTGATCCGCAAGATGGCGTGTGTGTGCAGCCTTCCACTGGGAACCATCAACCAGGTGTACAGACAGGGTCCTACAGGCATACACATCCTGCTCAGTGACCAG ATGGTTTACAACTTGCCTGACGAAAGCTGTTTTTTGATCAGCACTGTCAAAG ATGAATTGGGCGAAGGACTCCATCTAATCCTGAAGTAG